One region of Streptomyces sp. CG4 genomic DNA includes:
- a CDS encoding malonic semialdehyde reductase, with amino-acid sequence MSLVLDPAAQDLLFREARTANTFTDEPVTEEQVQAIYDLVKYGPTAFNQSPLRITLVRSSEARERLVRHMAEGNQAKTSTAPLVAILAADNEFHEELPALFPHFPQAKDVFFSERPAREGAAALNAALQAAYFIIGVRAAGLAAGPMTGLDFEGVRKEFLDDDHTPLMVVNIGRPGPDAWYPRSPRLAYDDVVTTV; translated from the coding sequence ATGTCTCTCGTTCTTGACCCTGCCGCCCAGGACCTGCTGTTCCGCGAGGCCCGCACCGCGAACACCTTCACCGACGAGCCGGTGACCGAGGAGCAGGTCCAGGCGATCTACGACCTGGTCAAGTACGGCCCCACCGCCTTCAACCAGTCCCCGCTGCGCATCACCCTGGTCCGCTCTTCCGAGGCCCGTGAGCGCCTGGTGCGGCACATGGCCGAGGGCAACCAGGCCAAGACCTCCACCGCCCCGCTGGTCGCGATCCTCGCCGCGGACAACGAGTTCCACGAGGAGCTGCCGGCCCTCTTCCCGCACTTCCCGCAGGCCAAGGACGTGTTCTTCAGTGAGCGTCCGGCCCGTGAGGGCGCCGCCGCGCTGAACGCCGCCCTGCAGGCCGCGTACTTCATCATCGGCGTCCGCGCCGCCGGCCTCGCCGCCGGCCCGATGACCGGCCTCGACTTCGAGGGCGTCCGCAAGGAGTTCCTGGACGACGACCACACCCCGCTGATGGTCGTCAACATCGGCCGGCCGGGCCCGGACGCCTGGTACCCGCGCTCGCCGCGCCTGGCGTACGACGACGTCGTCACGACCGTCTGA
- a CDS encoding DUF4245 domain-containing protein — protein sequence MAGSNGKQKTARDMVLSLALIGIAAMVVWFFAIPHNDHAPDLKRVDYQVELLTARRAAGYPVAAPEGLPNTWKATSVRFQGESGDRWHLGFQTPDSQYVQIEQSTEKRAAFIDEASQGASATQQTETIDGRTWTRYTGGRYDALVLNGAQGATTVVAGTGSFADLTTMVTALKMR from the coding sequence GTGGCAGGTTCGAACGGCAAGCAGAAGACGGCCCGGGACATGGTTCTCTCCCTGGCCCTGATCGGCATCGCGGCGATGGTCGTCTGGTTCTTCGCCATCCCGCACAACGATCACGCCCCCGACCTCAAGCGGGTCGACTACCAGGTCGAGCTGCTCACGGCCCGCCGCGCGGCAGGCTACCCGGTGGCCGCCCCCGAGGGCCTGCCGAACACCTGGAAGGCCACCTCCGTGCGGTTCCAGGGCGAGAGCGGCGACCGCTGGCACCTGGGCTTCCAGACCCCCGACAGCCAGTACGTGCAGATCGAGCAGTCCACGGAGAAGCGGGCCGCCTTCATCGACGAGGCCAGCCAGGGCGCGTCGGCGACGCAGCAGACCGAGACGATCGACGGCCGCACCTGGACCCGCTACACCGGCGGCCGCTACGACGCCCTCGTCCTGAACGGCGCACAGGGCGCCACGACGGTGGTGGCCGGCACCGGGTCCTTCGCGGACCTGACGACGATGGTGACGGCGCTCAAGATGCGGTGA
- the glpX gene encoding class II fructose-bisphosphatase, with product MTENHHLPSELDVPSEAPDRNLALELVRVTEAAAMAAGRWVGRGDKIGADGAAVRAMRTLVSTVSMNGVVVIGEGEKDEAPMLFNGERVGDGTGPEVDIAVDPIDGTTLTAKGMPNAIAVLAAAERGAMFDPSAVFYMDKLVTGPEAADFVDIDAPVAVNIRRIAKAKKATPEDVTVVILDRPRHEGLIKEVREAGARIKLISDGDVAGSVYALREGTGVDLLLGVGGTPEGIISACAVKCLGGTIQGKLWPKDDAERQRAIDAGHDLDRVLTTDDLVSGENVFFVATGITDGELLRGVQYGSEKALTESIVMRSKSGTVRKIYSEHRLSKLRAYSAIDFDRAK from the coding sequence ATGACCGAAAATCATCATCTGCCGTCCGAGCTCGATGTTCCCTCCGAGGCTCCCGACCGCAACCTCGCCCTGGAACTCGTCCGGGTGACCGAAGCCGCCGCCATGGCCGCGGGACGCTGGGTGGGGCGCGGTGACAAGATCGGCGCCGACGGCGCCGCCGTGCGCGCCATGCGGACCCTCGTCTCCACCGTGTCGATGAACGGCGTCGTCGTCATCGGCGAGGGCGAGAAGGACGAGGCCCCGATGCTCTTCAACGGGGAGCGCGTGGGCGACGGCACCGGTCCGGAGGTCGACATCGCGGTCGACCCGATCGACGGCACCACGCTGACGGCCAAGGGCATGCCGAACGCGATCGCCGTCCTCGCCGCCGCCGAGCGGGGCGCCATGTTCGACCCGTCCGCCGTGTTCTACATGGACAAGCTGGTCACCGGCCCGGAGGCCGCCGACTTCGTCGACATCGACGCGCCCGTGGCCGTGAACATCCGGCGGATCGCCAAGGCGAAGAAGGCCACGCCGGAGGACGTCACCGTCGTCATCCTCGACCGGCCGCGCCACGAGGGCCTGATCAAGGAGGTCCGGGAGGCGGGTGCGCGCATCAAGCTGATCTCCGACGGTGACGTCGCCGGGTCGGTCTACGCGCTGCGCGAGGGCACCGGCGTCGATCTGCTGCTCGGTGTCGGCGGCACGCCGGAGGGCATCATCTCGGCCTGTGCCGTGAAGTGCCTGGGCGGCACGATCCAGGGCAAGCTGTGGCCCAAGGACGACGCGGAGCGGCAGCGGGCGATCGACGCCGGGCACGATCTGGACCGGGTGCTCACCACGGACGACCTGGTCTCGGGCGAGAACGTGTTCTTCGTCGCCACCGGGATCACCGACGGCGAGCTGCTGCGGGGTGTTCAGTACGGGTCGGAGAAGGCACTGACCGAGTCGATCGTGATGCGGTCGAAGTCGGGGACCGTGCGGAAGATCTATTCCGAGCACCGGCTCAGCAAGCTGCGGGCCTACAGCGCGATCGATTTCGACCGGGCCAAGTAG
- a CDS encoding WhiB family transcriptional regulator — translation MLQPPHSSLQVAAVPAQRVPERDRDQDAPWHTEAVCRRDEAGLFFAPSKEPTAARLSREEAAKRVCARCPVMVECREHALLQPEPYGVWGGLTAAERRVVLARRRRREMELKKAARATAANRIAG, via the coding sequence GTGCTGCAACCGCCGCATTCGTCCCTGCAGGTAGCTGCCGTTCCAGCCCAGCGGGTGCCAGAGCGAGACAGGGATCAAGACGCACCCTGGCACACCGAGGCGGTGTGCCGGCGCGACGAGGCAGGCCTGTTCTTCGCTCCCTCGAAGGAGCCGACCGCCGCCCGGCTGTCCCGTGAGGAAGCGGCCAAGCGTGTCTGCGCCCGCTGCCCGGTGATGGTCGAGTGCCGCGAACACGCCCTCCTCCAGCCCGAACCGTACGGCGTCTGGGGCGGCCTCACGGCAGCGGAACGCCGCGTGGTCCTGGCGAGGCGCCGCCGCCGCGAGATGGAACTGAAGAAGGCGGCACGAGCGACGGCGGCGAACCGCATAGCCGGATAA
- a CDS encoding DUF1707 domain-containing protein gives MDLQKPARTQDAAPGVTELRASDADRDRIADILREALAEGRLTADEHAERVEGVLHAKTVGELEVFIRDLPAAHQRPAAPAYAPVPPRPAPGAIPPEADANVVAVLSSAVRRGRWRPGRRLHAYSVFGSVEIDLSEAIFEYQQVVIKAISVFGDVQIRVPENVTLRGTGGGVLGNFEVDTLDSVEPDAPVVYVDGWSVLGNVEARPKRGKRVADILDRVQDKVDRKLRKHLGR, from the coding sequence GTGGACCTTCAGAAGCCCGCCCGTACCCAGGACGCCGCACCGGGCGTCACCGAACTGCGCGCCTCGGACGCCGACCGCGACCGGATCGCCGACATCCTGCGCGAGGCCCTCGCCGAGGGCCGGCTGACCGCCGACGAGCACGCCGAGCGCGTCGAAGGAGTGCTGCACGCCAAGACGGTGGGCGAGCTGGAGGTCTTCATCCGCGACCTGCCCGCCGCCCACCAGCGCCCCGCCGCCCCCGCCTACGCGCCGGTGCCGCCCCGCCCGGCCCCGGGCGCGATCCCGCCCGAGGCCGATGCCAACGTGGTCGCGGTCCTCAGCAGCGCGGTCCGCCGTGGCCGCTGGCGCCCCGGCCGCCGGCTGCACGCGTACTCGGTCTTCGGCAGCGTCGAGATCGACCTCAGCGAGGCGATCTTCGAGTACCAGCAGGTCGTGATCAAGGCGATATCGGTCTTCGGCGACGTCCAGATCCGCGTCCCGGAGAACGTGACGCTGCGCGGCACCGGAGGCGGCGTCCTCGGCAACTTCGAGGTGGACACGCTGGACTCGGTCGAGCCCGACGCGCCGGTCGTCTACGTCGACGGCTGGTCCGTGCTCGGCAATGTCGAGGCGCGCCCCAAGCGCGGCAAGCGCGTGGCGGACATCCTGGATCGCGTCCAGGACAAGGTCGACCGGAAGCTGCGCAAACACCTGGGCCGTTGA
- a CDS encoding fumarate hydratase: MPEFAYTDLLPQGEDTTPYRLVTSEGVSTVEGPDGRTFLKVEPEALRKLAEEAVHDIQHYLRPAHLAQLRRIIDDPEASGNDKFVALDLLKNANIAAAGVLPMCQDTGTAIVMGKRGQNVLTEGEDAKHLSHGIYDAYTKLNLRYSQMAPLTMWEEKNTGSNLPAQIELYATDGGAYRFLFMAKGGGSANKSFLYQETKAVLNEASMMKFLEEKIRSLGTAACPPYHLAIVVGGTSAEYALKTAKYASAHYLDEIPAEGSPLGHGFRDKELEEKVFELTQKIGIGAQFGGKYFCHDVRVVRLPRHGASCPVAIAVSCSADRQAVAKITAEGVFLEQLETDPARFLPETTDEHLDESSDVVRIDLNQPMDTILAELTKYPVKTRLSLTGPLVVARDIAHAKIKERLDAGEEMPQYLKDHPVYYAGPAKTPEGYASGSFGPTTAGRMDSYVEQFQAAGGSKVMLAKGNRSKQVTDACGTHGGFYLGSIGGPAARLAQDCIKKVEVLEYEELGMEAVWKIEVEDFPAFIVVDDKGNDFFQDPAPAPTFTSIPVRGPGLA; the protein is encoded by the coding sequence ATGCCTGAGTTCGCGTACACCGATCTGCTCCCCCAAGGAGAGGACACCACCCCGTACCGGCTGGTGACGTCCGAGGGCGTCTCCACCGTCGAGGGGCCCGACGGCCGTACGTTCCTCAAGGTGGAGCCGGAGGCGCTGCGCAAGCTGGCCGAGGAGGCCGTCCACGACATCCAGCACTATCTGCGGCCCGCGCACCTGGCCCAGCTGCGGCGCATCATCGACGACCCCGAGGCGTCGGGCAACGACAAGTTCGTCGCGCTCGACCTGCTGAAGAACGCGAACATCGCGGCGGCCGGTGTGCTCCCCATGTGCCAGGACACCGGCACGGCGATCGTGATGGGCAAGCGCGGGCAGAACGTCCTCACCGAAGGTGAGGACGCCAAGCACCTGTCGCACGGCATCTACGACGCCTACACGAAGCTGAACCTGCGCTACTCCCAGATGGCTCCGCTCACCATGTGGGAGGAGAAGAACACCGGCTCCAACCTGCCGGCCCAGATCGAGCTGTACGCGACCGACGGCGGCGCCTACAGGTTCCTGTTCATGGCCAAGGGCGGCGGAAGCGCCAACAAGTCCTTCCTCTACCAGGAGACGAAGGCGGTCCTGAACGAGGCCTCCATGATGAAGTTCCTGGAGGAGAAGATCCGTTCGCTCGGCACGGCCGCCTGCCCGCCGTACCACCTGGCGATCGTCGTCGGCGGCACGAGCGCCGAGTACGCGCTGAAGACCGCGAAGTACGCCTCCGCGCACTACCTGGACGAGATCCCGGCCGAGGGCTCCCCGCTCGGCCACGGCTTCCGGGACAAGGAGCTGGAGGAGAAGGTCTTCGAGCTGACCCAGAAGATCGGCATCGGCGCGCAGTTCGGCGGCAAGTACTTCTGCCACGACGTCCGCGTGGTCCGGCTCCCCCGGCACGGCGCGTCCTGCCCGGTCGCCATCGCCGTCTCCTGCTCGGCCGACCGCCAGGCCGTCGCGAAGATCACCGCCGAGGGCGTCTTCCTGGAGCAGCTGGAGACCGACCCGGCGCGCTTCCTGCCGGAGACGACCGACGAGCACCTCGACGAGTCCTCCGACGTGGTGCGGATCGACCTCAACCAGCCAATGGACACGATCCTCGCCGAGCTGACCAAGTACCCGGTCAAGACCCGGCTTTCACTCACCGGCCCGCTGGTCGTCGCCCGTGACATCGCGCACGCGAAGATCAAGGAGCGGCTGGACGCGGGCGAGGAGATGCCGCAGTACCTGAAGGACCACCCGGTGTACTACGCCGGTCCGGCGAAGACCCCCGAGGGCTACGCCTCCGGTTCCTTCGGTCCCACGACCGCCGGGCGCATGGACTCCTACGTGGAGCAGTTCCAGGCGGCGGGCGGCTCCAAGGTGATGCTCGCCAAGGGCAACCGCAGCAAGCAGGTCACCGACGCGTGCGGCACGCACGGCGGCTTCTACCTCGGCTCCATCGGCGGCCCCGCCGCCCGCCTCGCCCAGGACTGCATCAAGAAGGTCGAGGTCCTGGAGTACGAGGAGCTGGGCATGGAGGCCGTCTGGAAGATCGAGGTCGAGGACTTCCCGGCGTTCATCGTGGTGGACGACAAGGGCAACGACTTCTTCCAGGACCCGGCCCCGGCGCCGACGTTCACTTCGATCCCGGTGCGTGGGCCCGGCCTGGCGTAG
- a CDS encoding TIR domain-containing protein, translated as MSGGPDLGHHSNYVNNNNGGNVNSGTQTFHGSTAAAATPAATPAGTPAATAAGAPAQGGLGPAPDRSRNVFVVHGRDEEARLKVYDLLRLLDLRPLEWEDLVRATGKTAPFLGEVIAQAPAQAQAALVLLTPDDIVQLHPDLQGPNEPPYESEPTGQPRPNVLIELGMVLMAYPERTLLVEIGAVRQISDIGGMNIIRFDGSATALGKIVERLKLAGCRVNDTGSDWRQTWPYRHLSAYARSGRSVPPAR; from the coding sequence ATGAGCGGCGGTCCTGACTTGGGGCACCACAGCAACTACGTGAACAACAACAACGGCGGCAACGTCAACTCGGGGACGCAGACCTTCCACGGCAGCACGGCGGCGGCCGCCACGCCGGCCGCCACCCCAGCCGGCACCCCAGCCGCCACTGCGGCCGGCGCCCCGGCCCAGGGCGGTCTCGGGCCCGCCCCGGACCGCAGCCGCAACGTCTTCGTCGTCCACGGACGCGACGAAGAGGCGCGGCTCAAGGTGTACGACCTGCTGCGCCTGCTCGATCTGCGTCCGCTGGAGTGGGAGGACCTGGTCAGAGCGACCGGCAAGACGGCGCCGTTCCTCGGCGAGGTCATCGCCCAGGCCCCCGCGCAGGCCCAGGCGGCGCTCGTGCTGCTCACCCCGGACGACATCGTCCAGCTGCATCCGGATCTGCAGGGCCCGAACGAGCCGCCGTACGAGAGCGAGCCGACCGGGCAGCCGCGGCCGAACGTGCTGATCGAGCTGGGCATGGTGCTGATGGCCTACCCGGAGCGGACGCTGCTGGTGGAGATCGGCGCGGTGCGTCAGATCTCCGACATCGGGGGCATGAACATCATCCGGTTCGACGGCTCGGCGACCGCGCTGGGCAAGATCGTCGAACGGCTGAAGCTGGCGGGCTGCCGGGTCAACGACACCGGCTCGGACTGGCGCCAGACCTGGCCGTACCGCCATCTGTCGGCGTACGCCCGCTCCGGGCGGTCGGTGCCGCCGGCCCGCTGA
- a CDS encoding macro domain-containing protein, with protein MRLSVSRPAGSRWSRRGRRAFAGNVLAAFGAVSALVQFVGQLFPAAVSPPGPVLAGSVALCLAWGLARARPQSAVRQEFGRPGMTVVVEEGDLFDQPGHLVVGFTDTFDTVVDDGVVINDGSVQGQLLDRHYAGDAGRLDAELAAALDGTAPVARERVEDKPRGKRERYPAGTVAVLGGRPRLVFAVAYSRMGNDCVASSSVHDLWFGLDRLWDAIHRHAQLERVTMPLTGAGLARLHDLDEDSLLRLILLSFVTHSWERLVCRELHVVVRPGELDRIDLPETGAFLAGLAAGARRHV; from the coding sequence ATGCGATTGTCCGTTTCGCGGCCGGCCGGTTCGCGATGGTCGCGGCGCGGACGGCGGGCGTTCGCGGGCAACGTGCTGGCGGCCTTCGGCGCCGTGTCGGCCCTCGTGCAGTTCGTGGGGCAGCTGTTCCCGGCCGCCGTGTCGCCTCCGGGGCCGGTCCTGGCCGGTTCCGTCGCCCTGTGTCTGGCCTGGGGACTGGCCCGGGCGCGCCCGCAGTCCGCGGTACGGCAGGAGTTCGGGCGCCCCGGTATGACGGTGGTGGTCGAGGAGGGCGACCTCTTCGACCAGCCGGGCCATCTGGTGGTGGGGTTCACCGACACCTTCGACACCGTCGTGGACGACGGTGTCGTCATCAACGACGGTAGTGTGCAAGGGCAGTTGCTCGACCGTCACTACGCGGGGGACGCCGGGCGGCTGGACGCGGAGCTGGCCGCGGCGCTCGACGGGACGGCTCCGGTGGCGCGGGAGCGGGTGGAGGACAAGCCGCGGGGCAAACGGGAGAGGTATCCGGCCGGGACCGTCGCCGTCCTCGGCGGCAGGCCCCGGCTGGTCTTCGCCGTCGCCTACAGCCGGATGGGCAACGACTGCGTGGCCTCCTCCAGCGTCCACGACCTGTGGTTCGGCCTGGACCGGCTGTGGGACGCGATCCACCGGCACGCCCAGCTGGAGCGGGTCACCATGCCGCTGACCGGCGCGGGGCTCGCCCGGCTGCACGATCTCGACGAGGACAGCCTGCTGCGGCTGATCCTGCTGTCGTTCGTCACGCACTCGTGGGAGCGGCTGGTCTGCCGTGAACTGCACGTCGTCGTCCGCCCCGGCGAGCTGGACCGGATCGACCTGCCGGAGACCGGCGCGTTCCTGGCGGGCCTCGCGGCGGGTGCCCGGCGGCACGTCTGA
- a CDS encoding macro domain-containing protein, with the protein MSVLGPVRLDVNGTPVRLTPLTARLLVRLVAADGEAVTARRLYQDVWQQTVELPRQELRNRNEVQKRILELRRAFDLAGPGYGARIIRTGQLPSARGAQSTYQLDLTEDELDSAEFTRLVGDALHAAPASAVRLLADALRLWRGRPLTEVHDEEFAYAPVRRLAQLRETALRELIHGHTALARYDLALPVAEQTVRERPDDPEAAAVLARLNARLRERHGDELLRHTLRGLRVDVVVVRGDLFEQADANLVVGFSDTFDTFPDDVVISRESVQGQLVDRLFQGRHRLLDDKLRRGLGEFTPLGRESVHTKRRGRRTRFPIGTVVAVPVGRRRVFAVAYSRLGNDLRARSGPADLRLSLERLWPSVARHGLFKPVAIPLIGAGLSRIVELDRTQLLLLIVETFTESLRQDPAVSPELRVVIRADELERTDLSAVEAFLRGVDERGPASPPAAVR; encoded by the coding sequence GTGAGTGTTCTGGGTCCTGTACGGCTGGATGTGAACGGCACTCCGGTGCGCCTCACTCCGCTGACGGCCCGGCTGCTGGTCCGGCTGGTCGCCGCCGACGGCGAGGCCGTGACCGCCCGCCGGCTCTACCAGGACGTCTGGCAGCAGACCGTCGAGCTGCCGCGCCAGGAACTGCGCAACCGCAACGAGGTGCAGAAGAGGATCCTGGAGCTGCGGCGCGCGTTCGACCTCGCCGGGCCGGGGTACGGCGCCCGGATCATCCGCACCGGACAGCTGCCGTCCGCACGCGGCGCCCAGAGCACCTACCAACTGGACCTCACAGAAGACGAGTTGGACAGCGCCGAGTTCACCCGGCTGGTCGGCGACGCGCTGCACGCGGCACCGGCCTCGGCCGTCCGGCTGCTCGCGGACGCGCTGCGGCTCTGGCGCGGCCGACCGCTGACCGAGGTGCACGACGAGGAGTTCGCGTACGCACCGGTCCGGCGGCTGGCCCAGCTCCGGGAGACCGCGCTGCGCGAACTGATCCACGGACACACCGCGCTGGCCCGCTACGACCTTGCCCTGCCGGTGGCCGAACAGACCGTACGGGAACGGCCCGACGACCCCGAGGCCGCCGCCGTCCTCGCCCGGCTGAACGCCCGGCTGCGCGAGCGGCACGGCGACGAGTTGCTGCGCCACACCCTGCGCGGGCTGCGGGTGGACGTGGTCGTGGTGCGCGGCGACCTGTTCGAGCAGGCGGACGCCAACCTGGTCGTGGGGTTCTCCGACACCTTCGACACCTTCCCCGACGACGTCGTGATCAGCCGGGAGAGCGTGCAGGGCCAGCTCGTCGACCGTCTCTTCCAGGGCCGGCACCGGCTCCTGGACGACAAACTGCGCCGCGGTCTGGGCGAGTTCACCCCGCTGGGCAGGGAGAGCGTCCACACCAAACGGCGCGGCCGCCGCACCCGGTTCCCCATCGGCACGGTGGTGGCGGTGCCCGTCGGCAGACGCCGGGTCTTCGCCGTGGCCTACTCCCGGCTGGGCAACGACCTGCGGGCCCGGTCCGGCCCGGCGGACCTGCGCCTGAGCCTGGAGCGGCTGTGGCCGTCGGTCGCCCGGCACGGACTGTTCAAGCCGGTGGCGATACCGCTGATCGGCGCGGGCCTGTCCCGCATCGTCGAGCTGGACCGCACCCAGCTTCTGCTCCTGATCGTCGAGACCTTCACCGAGAGCCTCCGGCAGGACCCGGCCGTCTCCCCGGAGCTGCGGGTCGTGATCCGCGCCGACGAGCTGGAACGGACCGATCTCTCGGCGGTCGAGGCGTTCCTGCGCGGCGTGGACGAGCGGGGTCCGGCCTCCCCGCCGGCGGCGGTGCGCTGA
- a CDS encoding ricin-type beta-trefoil lectin domain protein — protein MQRVRSRIRSTAVAVAAAATVFAGLTAPAAHAAQTATVLPPDLERIRAAEARALYGDPAERPLADRRTALISLGDSEISGEGVGTYEPGTNGPDNWCHRSPDSAIHRTGIPADLTYNVACSGASTGNIRIGGSKQYADELVQSDSLAIKARNTRIKMIVLVVGANDDLQFGPVMTDCVTRYVTLQGPCEPTYAPGWQARVDGLVPKVEATVADLKTVMRDAGYGDDDYKLVLMGYPSPIGPDIHDNPNFPGKLPGGCMGYDSDAAWGRNTAVPLFERGMREAAERSGAYYLDDSRLLHGHEVCMEDTWARGLYVDLTNPFPPDSNSVRQSVHPDYRGHGAFASCLTQLYDSGYREAGCADPASTGSPKLYPGAWDDAFRPLTDRATGNCLDASGGSSANGTEILGWDCHGGRNQGWWYDPGQRSFHVELTHDRCLDVPGASYTAGTGLIIWNCHGGANQQFVRESGTIRPAAAPELCVTQAAPRDRMRLRSCDGSAAQSFS, from the coding sequence ATGCAGCGCGTCAGATCCAGAATCAGATCCACGGCCGTCGCCGTCGCGGCGGCCGCCACCGTGTTCGCGGGCCTCACGGCGCCCGCCGCCCACGCGGCCCAGACCGCCACCGTGCTGCCGCCCGACCTGGAACGCATCCGCGCCGCCGAGGCCAGGGCCCTCTACGGCGACCCGGCCGAGCGGCCCCTGGCCGACCGCAGGACCGCCCTGATCTCCCTCGGCGACAGCGAGATCTCCGGCGAGGGCGTCGGCACCTACGAACCGGGCACGAACGGCCCGGACAACTGGTGCCACCGCTCGCCCGACTCCGCCATCCACCGCACCGGCATCCCCGCGGATCTCACCTACAACGTCGCCTGTTCGGGTGCCTCCACCGGCAACATCCGCATCGGCGGCAGCAAGCAGTACGCCGACGAACTCGTGCAGAGCGACAGCCTCGCCATCAAGGCCCGCAACACCCGGATCAAGATGATCGTGCTGGTCGTCGGCGCCAACGACGACCTCCAGTTCGGCCCTGTCATGACCGACTGCGTCACCCGCTACGTCACCCTCCAGGGCCCTTGCGAGCCCACGTACGCGCCCGGCTGGCAGGCCCGTGTCGACGGCCTGGTCCCGAAGGTGGAGGCGACGGTCGCCGACCTGAAGACGGTCATGCGGGACGCGGGCTACGGCGACGACGACTACAAGCTCGTCCTCATGGGCTACCCGAGCCCCATCGGCCCCGACATCCACGACAACCCGAACTTCCCGGGCAAGCTCCCGGGCGGCTGCATGGGCTACGACTCCGACGCCGCCTGGGGCCGGAACACCGCCGTCCCGCTCTTCGAACGCGGCATGCGCGAGGCCGCCGAGCGGAGCGGCGCGTACTACCTCGACGACTCCCGCCTCCTCCACGGCCACGAGGTCTGCATGGAGGACACCTGGGCGCGCGGCCTGTACGTCGACCTCACCAACCCCTTCCCGCCCGACTCCAACTCGGTACGGCAGTCCGTCCACCCCGACTACCGGGGCCACGGCGCCTTCGCGTCCTGCCTCACCCAGCTCTACGACTCCGGCTACCGCGAGGCGGGCTGCGCCGACCCGGCGAGCACCGGCAGCCCGAAGCTGTACCCGGGCGCCTGGGACGACGCGTTCCGGCCGCTGACCGACCGGGCCACGGGCAACTGCCTGGACGCGTCGGGGGGTTCCAGCGCGAACGGTACGGAGATCCTCGGCTGGGACTGCCACGGCGGCCGCAATCAGGGCTGGTGGTACGACCCCGGGCAGCGGTCCTTCCATGTGGAGCTGACCCACGACCGGTGCCTGGACGTGCCGGGTGCGTCCTACACCGCTGGTACCGGCCTGATCATCTGGAACTGCCACGGAGGCGCCAACCAGCAGTTCGTCCGGGAGTCGGGGACGATACGGCCGGCGGCGGCACCGGAGCTGTGCGTGACGCAGGCGGCGCCGAGGGACCGGATGCGGCTGCGGAGCTGCGACGGATCGGCTGCCCAGAGCTTCAGCTGA